Genomic segment of Pithys albifrons albifrons isolate INPA30051 chromosome 28, PitAlb_v1, whole genome shotgun sequence:
GTGAGAAATTCCTGCCACGGGGGATGAGCAGAAGCAACATGAGCCCCGAGGGGGGGAGTGATGGGCGTAAAGTGCTCCTGGGAGAAAGGAGGGGTGGGCTCACCTCTCCCAAGAAGACCAAAAAGCATCATCCAGACTTCTGGAATTCTAAATGCAGACGCTGCTGACTCCCTGgaatggcagagctcagggaaacCCGTGACCCATCGCCAGCAAAGCTGATGCctggggaggatggagagggtTAAACTGCCTGGGGTTGTTGATTTTTCCTGTTCCCATCACCCAGCAGGGTCAACACACCCTTTGGAAAGGGAGATTTGCACAGGGTTTGATGGCTGAGCTCTGGCTGCGGGTCGGCAGGACACGGACCACGGCGCTGCTGCTCCGGCAGAGCCACAGAGGGTACAAAGGCTTTAATCTGGGGGGAACGACCGTTCCCGCAAGCGCTTTGCACCCCTAGACAGCCCCGAGCACGTGTATCGACACGACCGCAACATCAGATACCCGCGGTCGGGATTCGGGAGCCGTTTTCCTGAGAACAACTTCAATGTGCCGGCACTGCCGCTTGGCTTTGATTTGGTGCCCCAAATATCCTCCCCAGCACCGCGTCCTCGGTGACTGGTCACGCTGTGACCCACCAGCTGGGCAGGAAAGGGCAGGATGTGACCCTGCTCACGGTGGCAGTGCTGAAATGTCGCATCACGCCGTggccaaaccaaacccaagatCCATTTTTACACAcccaaagcccccccagcccGGCCCATCCCACCGCACAGGTTCAGAGCAGCTGttgctgctccccagctgtTGAACAGAGGAAACAGCCAAACTTAGCAACAGGATGTGCCCTCAGATAACGTGATCGATAtcagaaaatgcagcttttcaaGCGCGAGCTGAGCCCATCTGCTCGAACTGGGCGGCTCAGATGGGCACGATACGGGCACAGCACCCCGATTTCTGCTCTCCCACCTCACTTACCGTAACTCGGTGACGTCCCTACAGTTTGTGGCAGCTCATGGTGGGGTGGTGGAGGAGAGGTGGGTTTCTGAGTGTGGGACCAGagggggaaagggcaggagcacaccagggacTGCCTTGGGGgacatccctccctgcccaaaCGGAGGGATCCAAGTGGATCAGAAAGTGTCGGGGTGCTGAGAAAACACACCCTGCAACAACAATCACAAATGTGCTGGGGGGTAACCATGACCAAGGGTTCCCCACACAGCCAGAACACCACTGGGAAGAATCAGGCAATGAGAGACAACTGGGAAGGCCCTGGAGGGGGGTTTTCCAGGAGAGAACTGGATGACACCTGTACCAGCTCCATGAACCCACAAATCAGCACAGACACGGCAAGTGAGCTCTCCACAGTGGATGGGGAAAGCTGTCTGGTGGGAGCAGCCCATGGCACATCCCAAGGAGCCATCTGAGCATGGGAATGTCAGGGAATGGACCTCCAACCTGCACAAGAcaaggagggcacagagcagggcctTGTCCTTCCTCAGGCCCTTacagctcctgccagccccagtACAACCAGGGCCAATGGGAGCTGCCTCCCACCCTTCCCGTGGCTCCAGGGGTGGGAAAACCTGAGCCTGGTAGGAAAAGGCTGGAACAGCCAAGGGACACCCTCACCCAGGATGGACAGAGCCCTGTCCAGATGGGCTGGGTGAGCAGGGCTAAGCTGTGACCTGCAGAATAACCTCCCCAAACTGTGCCAAACTGTGCCAAACTGTGCCAAACTGTGCCAAACTGCGCCACTGCCTCTCACCGGGGCTGAGTGACTTGCCCATAGCCACGGAGCAGGGGTGGGTGCCAAGGGATGCCAGGGAGCCGCGCCAGCAGCACCCGAGGACCTTGTCTGCACTTTCAGAGGTTAAAAACCAAAGTGCTTGAAACAAAAGGAACAGGGAAATGCCATTCTACTGGTCTGCCCGGTCCTGGTGTCAGGCTTCAAGTGCTGCTCTTCAAATGCAAACTTGGGGCTGATAAGCCCTGGATGTCAGTCCTAAAACACCGGGACACAGCACCGTGGGCTCCCGCTGAGCAAGGTCCCAGCCTGGTGGCATCGGGCGATGCCATCCACCTCCCTTGGCATCACCGCGTGGGCTCAGCCCACTCTGCTCACGCCCCCCTCGCTCTGCCCCACTCTCCGAAGGGCTAAACCTGCTTCTATTACAGAGCTGGCACCGGGAAGGctaaaaaaaagccccaaacccccCTCATCTCTCTATCTGCAGCCATGCAAGGAATATTGTTCAGCGCAGCACAAAAGCATCCCTGAAAATAGAAGCGCCAGGGCCAGGCCTGCCAGTGGCTGTGTGAGATAACGTCTACTTGCAAACAGTGTGTCTTTGTGccgctgtcactgtccccatTGTTCAGGAGCCTATTGCCTCGGGGATATTGTTCCCTCCTTTTGTCTCAGCCCGGCTCCTTTTTGTTTGACTTTACTTACCATTTCATTCCTCTCCTTTGTGCCGGGGTTCTTgcttttgtctctctctctctcccttttctctctgtgattTGTATTTAGCAATTGTTCCCGGCTCGCTGGAAGCACAATGTGCTCCGGGCTCTTTTCTCACTCCATTCACTACCTATTCAGGTGGGTTTGTTTGCCCAAAGGTAACGGGAGGAGTGAGGGagggtgggaatggggggaCCCTTTGGGGACACCAAAGTCCCCATGTCCCCCACCCCGGGTTCTCCCCTCCCCCTGTGACAAACCAGCACCAGCAAAAGGCCAAATGGGAGCCCAGTCCTGCTCCCAGCggagcagctgaggacactggcagggacagggacagggacaggagcgTGGCTGcggcacagccacacacaccgAGGGGTGTCTGGGCCCAGCTCAGCCAGCTCTGAATCCCAGCACCAGGATGGGGATCCCTTACCCAGCACCAGGATGGGGATCCCTCTCCCAGATCCAAGCCCAGCCAAGCCGTCCCAGCCCTGGCATCAGCTGTCCCTGCTTAACACAGCCTTGGCTCTCCCCTATCCCTGCTTTTCaggagccagggaagggacaaggaGAGCATTCCATGGCAGGGGACACCGAGcctgctttgcagcagcatTCCCACTGCCCCACCGTGCTGGACAGTGACTGGGCCCTCTGACAGGGACCCtcagggctgcagggtgggcaccaacccccactgccagcccccagtgccctgagctgctgtggcccagctggaaaagcagggaGGGATTCATCCCTGGGCTCTGAGACAGCCCCGGCGGCTTGTGGGGACCACAGGGATGCAAAGAGCAGCCGAGGATTCGATGAGAGCAGAGGTGtctggaaagcagctcagaCTCCCGAGGTGCAGGATGGTGGGGACCCCCTGTCCCCCAtcccctgctgcctcctccccatAACCAGCTCCTGCCGAGCATctgggggggctctgcagagaccGAAGTGGGGTTGTTCCTAAACCCACGAGGAGAAGGGAACACCAGGAAACCTTCAGGCAGTGCCGTGATGGAGAGCTGACAAGTGGCCATCCCCGGAGACAACAAAGCCCCGCTGTTGTCCGGGCACGGACCGCGTGACCCAACGGGACTTTTCCATCCCTCCCACTGGCGAAACCCCGAGGATCAAAGAAaccacctccttctcctctcaaGGCACAGCCCACGCGGacgggggggagggagggaggcggCGGGGACCCCCGAGACTCACCCCGGAGCGAGGGCTGGAGCCGGGCGGGCGGgacgggccgggccgggcggcggcagcagcggaGGGTCCTGGGGAGCCCCCGGACAGAGCCGGACCCGGGGCCGCAGGACGGGGCTGCGGGGGGGGGGGCGTGCCTGGGAATAAAGGGAGCAGACTGGAGACTATTGTCTCATTGTTATGGCTTCAAAGGACAATGGGGCATTGTTGTCCCTGGGGATCCCATTGTTTGCTTTCGCTGCAGATCCCAGCCGCGCCGTGCATGGAGGTTTCCCGAGGGCCAGGCAGGCTCCGTGTGTGGGACACTAAATAACGAGGCAGGCATGGTTCCCTCCCCACCACCCTTCCTAAAAaggcacggcacggcacggctcGGCCGCCTGTGCCCGCCCAGGCCAGGCCAGGGCACGGCACAGAGTGGGCAGCGGGGCCGAGACCACCCATCCGAGCGGGGGGCACACAGAGGGGTCACCTCGGGGggctctccccatccctctggaCTCCAGCAAACCCATTCCAGAGCGAGGGGACAAACCCCATCCAGTGTTTTCAGTGGGAGCCGAAGCCCCATCTGCCTCCAGGAGCATCCACCCTACCTGCAGGAGGGCACCGTGCCCAACTGACACTATCCctgttttcctccctcctccatcaCAAAGCACCCCCTAAAGACCCACATCCCACAGACACAGGGGAGTTTGACTTCTCCATCCCCAAGGAAAATGTGCCTGGCACCATCAGAGGGACATGGGAAGGGACAAGGCAGCCCAGCACTGACTTCCATGGCTCTTCCCTACACAAAATTCAGTCTGGGTTCTGTGCAAGCActgagggaggggaaggagcagggagcccattccagcccctctggagcCCAGCGTGGTGCAGGAGGTGGGCTGGGAGATCGATGGAGCAGGAAAGAGATATGTCCTCCCCAGAGACACCCTTTCAGCAGGAGGCTGCTCACaacagctgggaagggaggaaTTCAACCAGGGAGCCCGGGGTGAGCCCCAGGAGGGGCCTGGGCTGGGAAAAGCCATTGCTGGCAAGCTCAGCTGGGGGAAGGGGACACTGACCCTGCAGGAAATCAGCCTGGCACAGATTCCTCACCACcactcagggagctgggctCAGACCCCTCTCCAGGGGTCTGACCACCCTCCGAGGAACCCAAAGAGAGGTCCCAAACCAtctggaagagctggagagcATGGCCCAgccccccctctctccctggCCCACagccttcctgccccagggctgagAGGCTGCCCAAGCTCtgggctcagctgctgcagaagatCTTTCCCCGCTTCCCACGTGCCCCTTGGTACTCCCTGGGCACCACTCGACCCCCCCAGCCCGTCCCCATCCGAGGGGGACAAGCCCAGCCCAAGCTCTTGGTAGCCCCAGCTCAATCTCGGCTTCACAAGAGCAAATAACAGCGTTTGGGTTTTTCAGAGGGAAGAAACTGCGGCTAATTAAGGTATAATTGAACCCAGGTTGGTTTGTTTATGTGTTAATCCTGGGAATTCCCACTGCTTCTAATCAGAAGATGAGGCTGgactttgcctctgaaatgCCTCTAAGGTTAATCTATGGAAAAAGCACCAAAAGATTTGTTTGGGATCCATAGAAGCTATTTGGGGAAAGCAGGTCAGGTGTGATAAGAGACACAGGATTttggcactgctgcctccaATCACATCCTTCTGCTCCCCTGGGTCCCACACGGAGCAGGGGGATGTGTCCCCCCTCCAGGAGCCCAGGCCCAGCCTGCAGTGGCCAAGCACAGCAGGTACCACAGGAACCATCCCCTGAGGGCTGAACCCCGTGGATCTGGGAGCTCTgacagccctggctgctcctgcagacCCCTGGCACTCCTGGGGACTTGCTCCATCCTCTCAAGCCTGGGGAGGTGGCAGTGACAGACCCGACCCCAGCCCGGGCACACACAGATGCCAGCCTGCCCcaggtgccagcagagctggcacaagcCTGTCTGGGAGCTCTTTAATGCTCCCAAAAAGCGTTATTTACACAACTGTGGGTGCACAGAGACACTCACACACTTTCCCCCCACAAATAGTGCAATTTCCTCTCTGATAAAGAgctccccccacagcccccctttccctctccccccagaCTGGTGATGTCTCATGCACCCGGTTCGGAGCCCACCTTGGGCTCTGATTTTATCTCATTTCCTTGATATGAATAttggctgtgctgctgatgAGTGATAAAGGATGGGCTCCAAAATCCGGCtctggggaggaggcagaggctCTGCCGGGCCCCAGCTGCCAACAAAGCCCCTCTGAGGGCGgatgctgctccctgcagccctAACCCCCTGCCCATCTCCCCCAAACGGGCTCCCATTGGCACTCCTGGCCCCCCAACACCCTCATGggcccccagagcagcccacGGGGGTTTGTGCTCCTTGAGGTGAcaaggggcagttctgcagGTGCCACAaaccacagccaggctgggtgtccctgggagggACTTTGGTGTCTGGGACAAAATTCCCCTCTATTTGTAGCATCTTAATGAATAAAATCCAACCAGGGTTGGGCAACCCTGTAAGATCCCTCACCAGGCTACTCCCAGCTCAGTTTACAAGGTGAAAACCACTGAATAATCTCCTTAACTCTTACAACAcccagcagggagcacagggaaggagagaatTATCCCTGGAAAACTCGGGTGTATTTACAGAGCAGCTTGTCTGGCAGCAGGAGAGCCAGAGACTGTTCCACTCAGCTGAGGATATCTCACCACTCCATCAGCCATCACCCCCCCCGGGGACTATTAGATATTGCTCCTATTCTGCAGacaagaggctggagaagagcagaTAAGGCAAAattgggaaaagcagcagccagaaaCAGCGTTGGGCCAGGAAAGCTCCTGATTTTGGAGATCCAGCCCTTGCAGCAAGAAACCCTCCTGCAAACCTCATACCTGAGCTCAAAcacatggaatcatggaatggtttgggtgggaagggaccttaaactcacccactgccacccctgtcatgagcagggacacctcccaccagcccaggttgccccaagccctgtccagcctggccttgggcactcccagggatggggcagccacagctgctctgcccaacctgtgccagggcctgcccaccctcccagggaggaatttcttcccaatatcccatctaacctgccctctgccagttCAAACAATTCCTCCTTGTTCTGTCACCTTTCTGGTGAGCCAGGCAAAACCTGGACTAGGACCTGGATTAGAACCTGGACTAGGACCCAGACTAGGACCTGGGCCTTAATAAACACCCCCAGGTGAGTAAAATAAACTGCCCAAGCCCAAATCTGCCCCTTGTGTTGGTTTtaccacccccacccccccagccTGCAGTGAATGTCCCCCTAAACACACTGGGATCATGGGACAAACCCCCAGTCCATTCCCCACCGTGACACAAGAGACAGATTTGGACTTGGGCAGTTTATTTTCCTCACCTGTGTTGGGAGGAACAGAACCCCAAggtctggctgtgctgggaaattGGGCACAGCTGGAATGAAACCCCCCCCCGGGAATGGGGGTTTGGGTGGTGGAGTTGGGACAACACCTCGGGCTGAGCTCCACGCAGGGGGATCAGGGAACACACTGAGCAAGAGCCCAGGTTagcagtggcaggaggagcagcagatggagcagtcccagtgccaccagtggcGCTGGGAGCGGGAAGGGGCCGCGGGCACTGGGAGGAGGCAGCGGGGGCAGGCGGAGCTGCTGCTCATGTGGCACAGCGGCCCCGCTGAGGGCAGGCACAACGCCCATGACTCATTTTTCCAAGAGATGTTACAAACAATGGGAATGATGCCCCTGGTGGGTCTGAATGTGAGGGGGCCCGACGGGGGGGCTGCCATGCTGGGCACCTTGTGTGTGGGctgccagctcagggcacagcccaggacCTGCTGCAGCCAGTTGGGGAGTCCTGTGGGGATTGCAGGGGATTTCTGCAaggatttggggggaaaaagggcaAAATGTCTGCTCAGCAAACTCCTCTCCCCGTGGCATCCGATGTGCTCGTGGTGGGCACCGACCCCCAGGCAAAGAGAGGAGCAGCTTCACTGCCCACGGGGGAAATGGCAGAAAACAATCCCAAAGAGTCCCATCCCCACGTGGGACTGGAACAGGAACAGGCAGGGAATGTGGGGACTGGAACAGGAACAGGCAGGGAATTTGGGGCTGGAACAGGAACAGGCAGGGAATGTGGGGACTGGAACAGGAACAGGCAGGGAATGTGGGGCTGGAACAGGAACAGGCAGGGAATTTGGGGCTGGAACAGGAACAGGCAGGGAATGTGGGGACTGGAACAGGAACAGGCAGGGAATGTGGGGACTGGAACAGGAACAGGCAGGGAATTTGGGGCTGGAACAGGAACAGGCAGGGAATGTGGGGACTGGAACAGGAACAGGCAGGGAATGTGGGGACTGGAACAGGAACAGGCAGGGAATGTGGGGACTGGAACAGGAACAGGCAGGGAATGTGGGGCTGGAACAGGAACAGGCAGGGAATTTGGGAAAGCAGCACAGGGCTCTCAGGCTGctcccccccagctcctgcctctctcctccACACACATTTTCCACACTCAGATGGTGCCCCCAGGGCAGTTTCTAAGCCCCTTTGAGTCCTTGACCTTCCACTGTTGTCTGCTGCAAACTATTATTTTTAGGCACACAATCCTTAAAACATCCCAGCACTGGAATAAGTTCCCAGATAACGTGCAGTGAAGCACAGGGTGGAGAGGCTGTGGGAGAAGGGAATTCTGTGGGATCAAAGGTGGTGGCAAAGGGGATTTTCCCCTCCTAAACCCCACCCAGCCTCACCCCCACTCCTCCCTGTGTACTTGCTTTACACCCAGAGGGTTACAGGCATGAAAAGATGGGAATTGCTGGAGGCATCCCAAGCTCAgaagcagccccagccccaggaggtgttggcagagctcctgccaaCACAaccccctgtcctgcccaggaTGGATCCCACTGCATCCCACACAGCCTGAGCAGGACTGCATTGACCTGCAGGCAGCTCAGGGATTGAGGTTCAAACACACAAAATCATCCTGCAAATCATCAAGTCCTACCAAGGAACCACAAACTGATCCTGTCTGGACAACAGGacccctctgcctccctcctcagGGGCTCTTTCACAAGCACAGAGAGCTCAGCCCCCAAAAAGactgggctgggccagggcaaGCAATTCCCAAGTgcaagagggaagaaaagcagcatttttccaGAACCCCAAAGCCACAGGCAGAGAAAAGGCACAAATATTTGCTCAAAGCACCTTCCAGTGCAAAGAGATTAAAAATCAAACACTGCAGAGCCCCACCTGGGTGTGAGTGGGCTCTcacctgcctggcactgccagggaggagcccaggagctctgtctgtgcatcaGGAGTGCAGAAACACGTCTCAATCACTCCATTTCTAAGAAAAATCAGCTCTATTTCTATAAAACAGACATTTGGAAATGGTGAGATGGTGTCTAATCCGGCTGGATTTGGGGTTGTGACAGGTATGCAAGTGCTGGGAGAGGTAAGACCCCCCCCAGCAAGTCCCACCAGAGGAATTTTGATTCCCAGAGATGTGTGAATGCCCCAGAGTGGGGTTTGTGCCACAATGAGACATCCCCCTGCAATGTCCAGCACTCTGGGCACTCCTGGTCATGCCACAACACAACACCTCCCTCCAAAACAGACTTtacagccccccagccccctcccgctgcccccacaccccctgccctgcagggagaaggatTTGCACGCTATGGAAAAGTCCAGTTGGCCAAAGCAAACACAAGAGGCGTGGAGGAGCAGAAAGCCGGAGGGAAGGGGGTTTGCTGCACACAGAGCCCCAGGGGAATCACTcactctgccttctcctcctcactGCTCAGCACACCCAGAACCTTCCACTGCTCATCCCCTCCTGCCGCAGGGGAAGGCGCTGCTGCTGCCCGGGACATCCAGGCCGGACCATGGAGAGCAAACCCCGCACCAGTCCGCCCAGTTCGGCTCCGTCCAGGTCTTCTGGGAGCCGGTGGGGCTGCCGGGGAGCTGCGCGTTCCAGCccgggctggaggggctggaggagccgAGCCCGCAGCTCCCTCTTCTGTCCAGCGCACCCTTTGGCAGCCGCTCCGTCCCGATCCCGCAGGAATTTGGGCTCCCAGGCGGAGCAGCTCCCGAGTCACCTTCTCCCCGCCTGCAGCTCGGCGAGGATTTAGGGTTAAAACACTCCGCAAGCCTTTGGATGAGTCAGCCCTGCGGTTTTTAGGAGGACAGACAAGTGTTTCTTGGGCAGGGATTGTTTTTGTGCCCTGTCTCTGGGCTGGCCGTGCCCAGGAGCTGTTGTTGGACCACAAGGCTCCAGCGCCGGGAGCTGCTCAAACAATGGGGCTGTGTTTCCTCCTGGACATCCAGGGCTCTCCTGGAGCCTTTTTGCAGTTTCATGGCTTCCTGCTGGGAGcctctttccttctgcagctcccCCACGCACATAATTAGGGACTATTTTGGGACCTTATCGGAGATGCTTCGGAGCTGATTAGCCGGGACTTCCTTCCTCCCGTCATCAACCTGCTCCAATATCCACGTCCAGCGGCGCTAATTTGATCGTATCAAGGAGCAGAGGAGCTCTGGAGGCATCACAGAGACTCAAAGTGCACAATTtggagctggcagcagcagggctgatAAGAATGAGccatttctcctcctgtccaTCTCTTCTCTGTGCCAGCCACGTGCTCAGCCTCACCCTGGAGGCTCCCACTTTTATTTCACTGGAtaaactgcagctcagcagcagagcaaattaaacacatttttataattttttctatttatttttctgcattaaatAAATGGGGTTTTTAAGCACACAGTATTAGTGAAAAAGTTATATATTAttggaaaaataattgcttCAAAATTACATGGAGTAGTCTGAGTTTTAGATCAAGTCCCTCCTGTCTGTAATGATGGAGGGAGGGGAATTTTACAGCCCTGCAACACCTGAATTATTTACCAGGACAGTCATTCCTGTTTCCCTGAGAGCCTCACTTGGCATACTGAGGATGAAACAGGCAGCAGATGCAGGGGACCTCCAAAATCCTGGTTTATTCCACATGTTCCAGCTTCCATTTCTATCCCTaacttccctttttcccctgttcactctccctgcagcctgtgagcACAAAGGCAAAGCTCCTGCCTGTTCTCAGGCTGCTTTGGCCACTCTTCTCTACACCCTGAGACTGAAAACAAGATTTACAGATAATGTGAAAAACgtttatttgcaaaatacatCATCAAACTACAAAACAAATCCCCCCCAGAGGAACAGGCAGTTTCCACCTCTGACACAACCCCAGTTATCACAaatccctccccactgcccagtCCTGCTCCCACTGACACTTTAGTCACTCCAGAGCATTCCAGCCACTGCTGGAAGTGAGGAACAGCCAATCCTAGTTGGAAACACTTTGTAGCAGGGTGATGTTGTCCCCTTTCAGCATGATCCGACCTGCAACACAAGGGAAACAGGCACTGGAGAGACCACAGAATTCTGGAATGGCTTCAGTTGgcttaaagatcacccagttccaccctctgccatgggcagggacagctcccactggcccaggctgctccaaacccCCTCCAGCCTGGATTTGTTACAGCTGTTTGAAACGCCAGACCTGGTCTCAGGCACAGACACTTTTCCTGCACACTGAACACACCCACCAGCTCAGGAAACAGCAGGAACTGAGCCCAGTGTCTGCTCCACATGAGCTTCAGGTTCCTAGACCTGGATTCCAGGTCCCATAAGTGAGTTCCAGGCTCCCACACCTGATTTCCAGACCCCCCACTCTGGTTCCAGGCTCCCACCCCTGGATTCCAGGCTCCCACCCCTGGATCTCAGGCTCCCACCCCTGGATCCCTGGCTCCCACCCCTGGATCTCAGGCTCCCACCCCTGGATCTCAGGCTCCCGCCCCTGGATTCCAGGCTCCCACCCCTGGATCTCAGGCTTCCACCCCTGGATCCCTGGCTCCCACCCCTGGATCTCAGGCTCCCACCCCTGGATCCCTGGCTCCCACCCCTGGATCCCTGGCTCCCACCCCTGAATCTCAGGCTCCCACTCCTGAATCCCTGGCTCCCACCCCTGGATCTCAGGCTCCcacccctggatccctggatcCCACCCCTGGATCCCTGGTTCCCACCCCTGGATCTCAGGCTCCCACTCCTGAATCCCTGGCTCCcacccctggatccctggatcCCACCCCTGGATCCCTGGCTCCCACCCCTGGATTTCAGGCTCCTACCCCTGGATCCCTGGCTCCCACCCCTGGATCCCTGGCTCCCACCCCTGGATCCCTGGCTCCCACCCCTGGATTCCAGGCTCTCTCAGGTTCCACAGCCACTGTGACCTACCCAGCTGCTTCCTGGACTTTGTTTTGGAGTGAATCTCCTCTGCATCATCCAGCACCAAGTTCATGTACTCATCAAAGCCCTGAAAACAGCACCAAACACAGTCAGGGAGCTGAAATTCAGCAACCCCCACACAAACTCTCCTCAGCTCTGCAATTCCCACTGTCCACTGGAGGAACATTAAGTATTTCCACTCCCATTCTcagaaaacagtggaaaaagaaggaagaaatggaTTTATGAACCTGAAACTCCCCCAAAAGTATCAAGAGGAGTGGCAAGGGGACACTGATACTCACAATGATGCAGCCTTCTATCCTCATGTTCACCTGCTCATAGAGCCACACCTGGATCCTGGATCTCTAAAAATGATGGAGAGAGTgaaacaggaagagaaacacCCCAAGCAGTTTGTTCCCTCCTGTGCATCAAGGGCTCCTCACTCCAACAGCCACTGCAGCTCTCAGAGGAGTCTCTGGTATTTTTGAGGGTTTGGGCTGTTTTGtcaataattaataataattaaataataataactgCCAAGAAATACGgattaataatatttaattattaaacaCAGGGCAGCAGAGATTTTAATTGTCACAAGGAAACAAACAgtgtgttcctgcccatggcagggagtggatcTGGAGGGTCTTCAGGGACCTTCctaatccaaaccattct
This window contains:
- the SNRPE gene encoding small nuclear ribonucleoprotein E; translated protein: MAYRGQGQKVQKVMVQPINLIFRYLQNRSRIQVWLYEQVNMRIEGCIIGFDEYMNLVLDDAEEIHSKTKSRKQLGRIMLKGDNITLLQSVSN